ACCACACAGTTAGTAAACTTCTACCTTCAGCAAATTCACAGACTCAATCCTCTGCTTAGAGCAGTCATAGAACTGAACCCCGACGCACGCTATCTAGCCGAAAAGGCTGACCGCGAGCGCAAAGCTAAAGCGCATAGAACTTTACCTAGTTTGCATGGCATTCCTGTGCTGCTCAAGGATAACATTGCCACCAAAGATAAGCTTAATACTACGGCCGGCTCGTACGCGTTGGTGGGTTCGGTCGTGCCGAGAGATGCAGGGGTTGTTGGGAAGTTGAGGAGAGCTGGAGCTATCATACTAGGGAAAGCTAGCATGACTGAATGGGCTGCTTTTAGATCTAGTTTTTTGCCTAGTGGTTACTGTGGAAGAACTGGGCAAGGAAAGGCAAGTGTTATATCACAAATTTTATAGTGCATTTTATCACcatctttaaaaattaatgtttgCAATGTCATTTATCAGTTactaatttttgtaattttattaccttttgacttaattgctttaaatatcacgaactttagcgtgttttgtaattttaatatgaaatttcaattttagcaatttaaagtatgaactatcacttttttacAATATGAAACACTGAACAATTTTTCGTTAAAAAGATGCTGATGTGGGCACTAGAATGTACATTGTTCTGTCATTTGTATTAGCAATTTTTTGACGGAAATTGTTTAGTGTTTCGAATTGCAAAAATATGTAAGTTAGTTTTCAATATTGCAAGAATTAAAAGTTCGtattaaattttacataaaatttGTAACTTTTAAAGCAATCAAGCCTTACCGTGCTTGGAGGCAGCAGAAAAACAGTATGGTATAAAGGTGGTGATAGAACTGCAATtaattgagtgtaaaaattgCAATTCTATATTGCTACCTATAATTTATAAGGGAAAATGGAATAGTATGTTATTATGATTTTTGAGGTTATTGTTATTTGCAGAATCCTTATGTTCTATCAGCAGATCCTTGTGGGTCGAGTAGCGGGTCTGGAATATCAGTTGCAGCAAATTTAGTGGCAGTTTCACTAGGGACTGAGACTGATGGCTCGATCTTATGTCCGTCGAGTGCTAACTCCGTAGTCGGTATCAAACCGACCGTTGGTCTTACTAGTAGAGGTGGAGTTGTTCCAATCTCCCCTAGACAGGACACTGTTGGGTATGTGATTTTCTTTTAAGCATTGTATGAAAACCTATCGAGTCCTGTGTTCTGGCATTTTACTTACGGAGATAAAAACGTTTGTGAACTCCTAAACTTAATATTATAACTTATTCTTATACAAcatatcatttttttgttttctcttttgattttttcggttttaatattttcattttaatattttaatatttttgtttccgtgcaacatatgTGTTACTTCAAATCCAATAGTAGCAGAATGAtacaaattaattgttttttatgaaCATGAGATGTGTATGCTAGTTTTGAAATAGAGCATTTTATTACTTCCacattttttaaatcataaacatGAAAGTGTATCCATATGCCTGCTGCTGTTATAAACTTACTAAGACATGTCACATTTTGGATAGAGCAGGCCTATGTGCAGGACAGTGAGAGACGCAGTTTATGTCCTCGATGCAATTGTAGGTTTTGATTACTACGACAAAGCTACCAGAGCTGCAGCGAGGTTTATTCCAAAAGGCGGCTACAAGCAGTTTCTTAAGCGTGACGGACTTAAAGGCAAGCGATTGGGGATAGTGAGAAACCCATTCTTCACATTCGGCAATGACCAAGGATCTGTCGTAGCTCGAGCTTTCAAACGCCACATCTATACTTTAAGGTAACTGACTAAACATTCTAATGATCTACTAATCAATGTTGCAAGTATGCTATGATGGAACAAATTTTGTGCAAACTTAGACGAAAAGGCGCGATTGTCATAGACCATTTGGAGATATCAAATATTACCGAGATTGTAAATGGCTACGAAAGTGGGGAACAGTTTGCATTGTTGGCTGAATTTAAGCCAGCGATCAACGCCTACCTCAAACAGTTGGTGAAATCTCCAGTCCGTTCCCTAGCCGACCTCATCGCCTTCAATAAAAGATTCGCCAACTTGGTGAGTATGCATATGAGCAAAAATATAGCACATGAACATCTTTTTTAACAAGAATAGATTATAGACATAGAGTTTTGGAGTCTTAGAAGTGTTTACATAAACGTGGAAACGTAAGATTCAataagtttccgtgcaatataggcgaaaattattaaacaaaaatgAACACTTCAACTGATTTTGTTTTCATTTGAATGAGCAGGAGAAGACAAAGGATTATGGCCAAGACATCTTCGAATCAGCTGAATCGATGAACAAGACCAATGCCGATAAGATATTGAAGTTAGCATTACCTAACCTAAACGTACTTTCGAGAAATGGGCTCGAGAAACTAGTAAGGAAACGCAATCTAGACGCATTGGTGAGTCCTTTTGATATAGTGAGGAGCTCAAGTTTCTCATCTTTGCTTGCAATCGGAGGGTATCCTGGCATTAGTGTTCCTGCTGGCTATGATAGTAAAGGGGTGCCCTTCGGCATTTGCTTCGGAGGCGTAAAGGGCAGCGAGCCGAAACTAATAGAGATTGCTTATGGGTTTGAGCAAGCTACTAAGATCAGAAAGGCTCCTTTATTCAAATCTTAAGTATAGTTCTTCTTTGTGATGTTTATGATGCacaataataatattttctagATATCTTGAGATAGTGCTAACAGGAAGCTGTTTCACCTCAAGATATGGAAGATAAACTATAATGTCAATCAATTGAAATGATTCAACCAGTTCGATTGGGACCGGAGGTTTGTTCAGTTCGATTGTTTCCACTGCTTTGTGGACGTGCtaattcaataattatttaccaaaataaaatacataataatagtactaatataataaaaaaaaaaggctaaatggtgcaaaaaaagtcaaacttttttttttgcaaatctattcaaaatttctaaattttgtaACTCTATTCCATACTAATAATTTCGttgtaattttatccaattgTTTTAATTGTCCAAATTTTCAGATAAATTTCTATACTAATTCATTATTTagcaaaattcattttttataattactataaaatttaactcttaattcaaaaaaaaaagcaacaacatcaaaattcaatttcaaaTGTTCTATTCTTCATTGGTCAATGctaataaatttaaagtttaaaataggcttaaatgcataaaaaatcaccaactttcgcgtgtttttggtatttaacatgaacttttaattttggcataaaaatacacgaactatctgatttttgcaataataacacgaACATAATTTTAGgcataaaacgacaccgtttctcccctaaaacggcaccgtttttgccttaaaacgacatcgttttttgaaaaaatgcaaacttggtcttatatgcaaaaatttgatagttcatgtatttttacgccaaaattaaaagttcgtgttaaatatcaaaaacacgcgaaagttggtgattttttgtgcatttaagcctttaaaataaacaaaaagaacaaatgAATATTGTACCGAGATCAAAGattgaaagttaaaaatatttgacTTTTTAGCTCCGTTAAGCTTAAAAGGAGTTAGTGAGCTAATTTGTCAAACATAGATTTGGCAATGATAACATACACACctcttaatataaattaattgttaCTATTCATTAACTTTGTTgaaattttttggtttaatttctttGAAGTAGATATATGCAAGACAAATAGCATGCCAAGAAGCACATTATTTCTTCGCGACAATGTttagaaaacaaaaaagaaatattAGGTGGACAAATTTGtacatataattaatatattttagtaaACTGAAACAAATTAATTTCTCCAATTTGGAAGAGGAAATTTCCACATACTATCCACATGTCCACTTATTACATTcccacattttttttttctgaatttgAAGCTCTTTCTTCACTGCAAGAAAAGATTGGAGTCGTTGAATTCCCACCCTAACGAGACGTTCGgatattatgattttttattttttatttattttggcaGGACTAATACGccattaagaataaaatagtacATTTATTTTGAATGGGGCGGAAGAATTTTTACCGCTTGTTAGAAGAACTCAACCTACTACGATTCTAATAGAAAGCtacctagcgcttataccagtTGATATAGCTCGTTggcagtttatttttttacgcTTGTTATAAAGAGGTGATCCACATTTATTAACGGTGTGTACGCTACAAAAAATTGTTATGGTAAAAACAAAGTCGAGTTCGAAACTTCCACTACCAATCACATCACTCCATGATTGACtgttttaatcattaaattaatatcgactagtatatatatatatatatatatatatatatatatatatatatatatatattcgagCTGGGGTAAATTATATGAACGTCAAAACTCTTCGCGCCATGCATGGATGGAACTAACGCTAGAATTAGAGTGGTCCTAGCTCGAAttactgtcaatttttttaaaatgagtaAGAAACAATTTATAGTGAAATTAGAGCTAGAAAAAGATTAAATTTGAACTGTCGAAAGATTAAAAGTGAATCAGATAGTCACATGTTATATAACCCGAACCGAAAAGAAATCGTGATTCTTCCACTTGTAACAAATCAATGCATGGTAGTCAAAGTCATAGAAAACTAGTAGTGAATTGTTGTTAACCCACTTTTGAAATATAAAGCAAACTAGCAAGACCAACACTCATATTTAAGACTCAAAAGTGTTAGCTTTTctaaatcaataatattttcTTTCAACTTAACACAAACATAGAGACAAAATGGCAAAGTTTTGCATAGTTTTGTTCATGTTATTTCTAGTAGCATACATGCCATGCGCACTAAGCTTGCATACCAAGAAAAACACAGCCAAAAAACTCACTACCAAAAAAAAGGAGACAGTGACCAATCTCCAATTCTATTTCCACGACATAGTCAGCGGTAAGAACCCGACAGCAATTCAGGTTGCTCGGTCACCCAACACCGAAAAATCACCCACATTATTTGGTGCTATAATGATGGCGGATGATCCGTTAACCCAAGGACCCGAGCCGAACTCGAAGCTGGTGGGGCGGGCACAGGGGCTTTATGCATCAGCTGGGCAGACTGAATTAAGTCTCCTCATGGCCATGACTTTTTCCTTCATAGATGGAGCCTACAATGGGAGTTGTATTAGCATACTCGGGAAGAACTCGGCCATGAGTCCAGTGCGCGAGTTGCCGGTGGTCGGTGGGACTGGCGTTTTCCGGTTGGCTCGTGGATATGCAATTGCGAAGACGCATTGGTTCGATGGGAGTACTGGGGATGCTATAGTTGGATACAATGTAACGGTACTTCACTAGATTGTATTTCTTGTGACATCCATAATAATATGGTTtgatattaattactatatagtGGTTTGCTTTATTGCCTTTAATCTATATATTTAATTGAGCTATATAGTATGTACGTGAATGATATTTATATGAGAAGATAACAAAATTACCACAAAAGTGACTACCATTTTTATCTTTTACaataaaattgacttttattT
This window of the Mercurialis annua linkage group LG5, ddMerAnnu1.2, whole genome shotgun sequence genome carries:
- the LOC126680215 gene encoding probable amidase At4g34880, translated to MSTTFSLPFLLILTITLTCEFSTQIAASFSIKEATIDDIQLAFHQNKLTTTQLVNFYLQQIHRLNPLLRAVIELNPDARYLAEKADRERKAKAHRTLPSLHGIPVLLKDNIATKDKLNTTAGSYALVGSVVPRDAGVVGKLRRAGAIILGKASMTEWAAFRSSFLPSGYCGRTGQGKNPYVLSADPCGSSSGSGISVAANLVAVSLGTETDGSILCPSSANSVVGIKPTVGLTSRGGVVPISPRQDTVGPMCRTVRDAVYVLDAIVGFDYYDKATRAAARFIPKGGYKQFLKRDGLKGKRLGIVRNPFFTFGNDQGSVVARAFKRHIYTLRRKGAIVIDHLEISNITEIVNGYESGEQFALLAEFKPAINAYLKQLVKSPVRSLADLIAFNKRFANLEKTKDYGQDIFESAESMNKTNADKILKLALPNLNVLSRNGLEKLVRKRNLDALVSPFDIVRSSSFSSLLAIGGYPGISVPAGYDSKGVPFGICFGGVKGSEPKLIEIAYGFEQATKIRKAPLFKS
- the LOC126682419 gene encoding dirigent protein 23-like yields the protein MAKFCIVLFMLFLVAYMPCALSLHTKKNTAKKLTTKKKETVTNLQFYFHDIVSGKNPTAIQVARSPNTEKSPTLFGAIMMADDPLTQGPEPNSKLVGRAQGLYASAGQTELSLLMAMTFSFIDGAYNGSCISILGKNSAMSPVRELPVVGGTGVFRLARGYAIAKTHWFDGSTGDAIVGYNVTVLH